One genomic segment of Campylobacter sp. includes these proteins:
- a CDS encoding Fe-S-containing protein — MTIFFYHVSLALFPLAFLSAYLGGRRFISASFLPALFGAAFGALCFSAFARSANADTGKIVFDALALLALLALLLAFKFKRFYLTAIVIFALGCAYGFEYRFIGMNFKIFSGELLDSFSLTNLFMAVLGALALILFYFIYRSALARASRGTKLVSFALAWVFAFIAKIGFLGLDLRQADAPKALAAKGFEGLSNAIGSSEFLSVIAKIIHYNNSYLTLALCLIAALIALLTAFRAPRRLPREADIIKFREVKAGRFAIFRDFSLILSLGVLISFLGLYYILVASKPPTIDEPKIIEPQGAEFIIDANIVKDGKLHRFAYVTDDGHKVRFFLLNRFTDKFAPVAVFDACSICGDMGYIKKGDELICIACNVRIFLPSVGKLGGCNPIPLDYKLEGQNIVIALKTIEDGASYFSEIVDKKVIDPVSRKEILNTSKFSYLYYGRTYFFESEANANAFTAHPERYVDENGTLKELK, encoded by the coding sequence ATGACGATATTTTTTTATCACGTTAGCTTGGCTCTATTTCCGCTCGCGTTTTTAAGCGCGTATCTGGGCGGCAGGCGCTTTATCAGCGCATCGTTTTTGCCCGCGCTTTTTGGAGCTGCATTCGGGGCGCTGTGCTTTAGCGCATTTGCGCGCTCGGCAAACGCCGATACGGGCAAGATCGTATTTGATGCGCTCGCACTTTTAGCGCTGCTCGCGCTACTGCTTGCGTTTAAGTTTAAGCGATTCTATCTTACCGCTATAGTTATTTTTGCTCTTGGTTGCGCGTATGGATTTGAATACCGCTTCATAGGGATGAATTTTAAAATTTTCTCCGGCGAGCTACTGGATAGCTTCAGCCTAACCAACCTCTTTATGGCGGTTTTAGGTGCGCTGGCGCTAATTTTATTCTATTTTATTTATCGCTCAGCTCTAGCGCGCGCGAGCAGAGGCACAAAGCTAGTGTCGTTCGCTCTTGCGTGGGTGTTTGCCTTTATTGCTAAAATCGGCTTTTTAGGTCTTGATCTGCGCCAGGCAGACGCGCCCAAAGCTCTAGCTGCGAAGGGTTTTGAAGGGCTTTCAAACGCGATTGGCTCGTCCGAGTTTCTAAGCGTCATCGCTAAAATCATCCATTACAACAACTCCTATCTGACGCTAGCTCTTTGCCTTATAGCCGCGCTAATTGCGCTACTTACGGCATTTCGTGCGCCAAGACGTCTGCCTCGCGAAGCGGACATTATAAAATTTAGAGAGGTTAAGGCGGGCAGATTCGCCATTTTTAGAGATTTTAGCCTGATCTTGTCGCTTGGGGTTTTAATCAGCTTTTTGGGGCTTTATTATATCTTGGTCGCTTCAAAACCACCTACGATCGATGAGCCTAAGATCATCGAGCCGCAAGGCGCGGAATTCATAATCGATGCAAACATCGTAAAGGACGGCAAGCTGCACCGCTTTGCCTACGTCACCGACGACGGGCATAAGGTCAGGTTTTTTCTACTAAACCGCTTCACGGACAAATTTGCCCCGGTCGCGGTTTTTGACGCGTGCTCGATCTGCGGCGATATGGGCTACATCAAAAAAGGCGACGAGCTCATCTGCATCGCTTGCAACGTGCGTATCTTTTTGCCGAGCGTCGGCAAGCTTGGCGGCTGCAACCCAATCCCGCTAGATTATAAGCTAGAGGGGCAAAATATCGTCATCGCACTTAAGACGATTGAAGATGGCGCGTCCTATTTCTCGGAGATCGTGGATAAAAAGGTGATCGATCCGGTCAGTAGAAAAGAGATTTTAAACACCTCTAAATTTAGCTATCTTTACTACGGACGCACCTACTTTTTCGAAAGCGAAGCGAATGCAAACGCCTTTACCGCACACCCCGAGCGCTATGTAGATGAAAACGGCACGCTAAAGGAGCTTAAATAA
- a CDS encoding iron transporter, which translates to MKKIFSGMLALSLASVIAMAGEHPIGEPIEQNGMEIAAVYLQPIDMEPKGIDLAPSKADIHLEADIHAIKGNANGFGEGEWIPYLKIAYVLKNLDTGKIQKGNFMPMVASDGPHYGANIKMVNGVGNYELTYNIENPSANGFGRHADKATGVGKWWEPFSVKYTFQYTGAPKE; encoded by the coding sequence ATGAAAAAGATTTTTTCAGGTATGTTGGCGCTAAGCCTAGCCTCTGTTATAGCAATGGCGGGAGAGCATCCAATCGGCGAGCCGATTGAGCAAAATGGAATGGAGATCGCGGCAGTTTATCTTCAGCCTATCGATATGGAGCCTAAAGGCATTGATCTAGCTCCTAGCAAGGCGGACATCCACCTTGAGGCGGATATCCACGCCATCAAAGGCAATGCAAACGGATTCGGCGAGGGCGAGTGGATCCCTTACCTAAAGATCGCTTACGTGCTTAAAAACCTAGATACCGGCAAGATCCAAAAGGGAAATTTCATGCCGATGGTAGCTAGCGACGGCCCTCACTACGGTGCTAATATCAAGATGGTAAACGGCGTAGGCAACTACGAGCTAACCTATAACATCGAAAATCCAAGCGCCAACGGATTCGGCCGCCACGCGGACAAAGCGACCGGTGTAGGCAAATGGTGGGAGCCGTTCTCGGTTAAATACACTTTCCAATACACAGGCGCTCCTAAAGAGTAA